The Desulfovibrio aminophilus sequence CGGGCCAGGGGCGCGGACATGAAGAGCAGGAAGAAGGTGCCGACGATCCCGCCGAAGGCCGAGGCCAGGAGCGAGGCGTAGAGGGCTTCGTCGGCGCGGCCTTGCTGGCACATGGGGAAGCCGTCGAAGGTGGTGGCCACCGAGGAGGGCGTGCCGGGGGTGCGGATGAGGCAGGCCGAGTTGGCTCCGCCGTAGATGGCCCCGGCGTAGATCGCCCCGAGCATGATCAGGCCGCTGATGGGGTCCATGGCGAAGGTGACGGGAACCATGAGGGCCACGCCCATGGTGGCCGTGAGGCCGGGCAGGGCGCCGATGATGATGCCGCCGGTGAGCCCGAAGATCATGAGCAACAGATTGAGCGGCTCGAAGATGTGTCCGATGGCCGGCAGCAGGAAGTCAGTCATGTCGATCCTCCAAGGAAGGAGGGGGCCGCTGGCCGACCCCCTCCGGGCTGGGAGTTACTTCTTCAGCAGGCCATAGGACTCGAGCAGGGCGCGATCTTCCTCGGCCTTCTTCTGGACGTAGGCTTCGAATTCCGCTCCGTCCATGTACTCGGCGGGCTGTCCGGCCTTCTTCATGTCGGCCAGATAGTCGGGGTCGGTAGCGATCTTCTTGAAGGCGTCGCGCAGGAACTTGAGCTTCTCGGGCGCGATGCCCTTGGGGGCCACGAAGGCGCGGCGGATGTCGGAGACGACGTCGTAGCCCTGTTCCTTGAGGGTCGGAACGTCGGGCAGGAAGGCGTTGCGCTTCTCGGCGGCCACGCCCAGGATGGTCAGCCGGTCCAGACTGCGCATGACGTCGTTGACGTTGCCGAAGATCACGTCCACTTCGCCGCCCAGCAGGGCCGCGTTCTGGTCCGCGGCGCCCTTGTACATGACCTCGGCGAAGTCCAGCTTGAAGTTGGACTTGACGCCGAGCATCATGAGGTGGTGGCCGGAGAAGGGGCCCACCAGGCCGAGCTTGACCTTGCCGGGGGCGGCCTTGGCGGCGTCGAAGACTTCCTTCACGGACTTGTAGGGGCTGTCCTTGCGCACGGCCACGACCTGCGGGTCGTTGACCACCTGGCAGATGTAGGCGAAGTCGCTGATCTTGTACTGCGCGCCCTGGGCCAGGGGCTGGAGCACGATGTGCGGCACGTTCACGCCGCCGATGGTGTAGCCGTCGGCATCGGCGTGGGCGATCTCGCCGAAGCCGATGGCCCCGCCCGCGCCCGCCTTGTAGACGAAAATCCAGGATTCGGTGCCGAGCTTGTTCCAATACTTCTGCATGATGCGGGCCTGCACGTCGCTGGACCCGCCCGCAGTGAAGGCGATGATCATGTTGATGGGCTTTTCGGGGTAGGACCCGGCGAAGGCCGGTCCGGCGCAAAGGCCGAGCATGAGGGCGAAGAGCAGGAACATCCGACCGAGGCGTAGCTTCATGGCGTTCTCCCTTGGTGGCTTGTGCCGCTTGGCGGAGCGAACCAAAAGCGCCAGCACGGCATGCCGCGCGGGTGTCCGGTTCCGTTCCGCATGTCTCGTCTCATCATGGTCATCATCGTGGTCATTCGTTTTCCCGGCCCCGCCACGCGGCGGGGCCGGGAGTGTAGTCCTAGGCGCTCCGGTAGAGCTTGGTCAGAATGAACTCCCTGTGTCCGAGGACCTCGGCGCAGGTCAGGCGACCGTTGCAGGTCCGACGGAGCATGTCGAGCAGATTGTCACCCGACTGGTCGAGGGTCATCTCGCCGCGCAGGATGGCCGAGCAGTCGTAGTCCACGTGCTCGCTCATGGTCTTGGCGGTCAGCGGGTTGGCCGTGAGCTTGATCACCGGTTCGATGGGGTTGCCGATGATGTTGCCCTGGCCCGTGGGGAAGAAGTGGGCCACGAAACCGGCGGCGGCCCAGAGGGTCACGGCCTCGGCGGCCGCCGAGGAGGTGTCCATGAACCAGAGGCCCTTGCCGGTGGGGGCCTCGGCGGGGCCGAGAACGCCCACGTAGCGTGCCTTCTTGCCGATCTTCTGGAGGTTGCCGAAGGCCTTTTCCTCAATGGTCGTCAGGCCGCCGCGGATGTTGCCCTTGGTCGGCTGGGAGCCGGAGAGGTCGTCGGTCTTGAACTCGTTGATGAAGTCGTCATAGGACTTCCAGGTCTGGTAGAACTTCTCGCCGAGTTCCTTGGTGGCCGCGCGTTCCTTGCAGACCATCTCGGCGCCGGTGATCTCCGAGGTCTCGCCGAAGGAGCAGGTGGCTCCGGCGTCGACCAGCTTGTCGATGGCGTTGCCCACGGTGGGGTTGGAGGCCAGGCCGGAGGTGGTGTCGGACTCGCCGCACTTCACCGAGACCCAGATTTCGGAGAGGTCCACCTCGGTCTTCTGGAGTTCGGTCGCCCAGTGCATGTATTCCTTGGCCTTGCGGCTGGCCTCGGCGATGGTGCCGATGTCGCCGGTGCGCTCGATGGCGAAGCCGGTGACCGGCTTGCCGGTCTTGGCGATGCCGTCGACGATGATCTTGGTCCACTCGGGCTCGATGCCGATGACCACCACGGCGGCCACGTTGGGGTTGGAGCCGATGCCGATGAGGGTTCGGAAGGTCAGCATCAGGTCTTCGCCGAACTGCAGACGGCCGTAGGCGTGGGGCAGGGCCAGGGCGCCCTTGACGTTGTTGGCCACGGCTTCGCAGGCCGCGTTGGAGAGGTCGTCGAGCGGCAGGACCACCACATGGTTGCGGATGCCCACCCGGCCGTTTTCCCTACGGTATCCGAGAACTTTTCCCAGGCTCATGACTTACCACCTCTTGGTCTTGAGGTTGTGGATGTGGACGTGGTTCCCCTTCTTGAAGGCGGCGACCACCTTGCCGATGTCATGGCCGTACTTGAGCACCGTTCCGCCGATATCCATGGGCTCCAGGGCGATCTTGTGACCCAGCGGGATGTCGTCCAGGGCCTTGACCTCGACCTTGGCCTGGGAATCCATGAACAGTCCCTGGGCCGTTTCGCCGGCCCGGATGTCCACCGTGGCCACGCCCACGGAGTCTCCTTTTTCGTGAACCAGGAATTGGATCATACGGTTGCCTCCTTCGCTTATTTGTTCTCCCCG is a genomic window containing:
- a CDS encoding tripartite tricarboxylate transporter permease produces the protein MTDFLLPAIGHIFEPLNLLLMIFGLTGGIIIGALPGLTATMGVALMVPVTFAMDPISGLIMLGAIYAGAIYGGANSACLIRTPGTPSSVATTFDGFPMCQQGRADEALYASLLASAFGGIVGTFFLLFMSAPLARFALNFGGPEFFWLCIFGLSTIAVMSRDNMLKGLLSGAFGLLVSTVGIDP
- a CDS encoding UxaA family hydrolase; this translates as MSLGKVLGYRRENGRVGIRNHVVVLPLDDLSNAACEAVANNVKGALALPHAYGRLQFGEDLMLTFRTLIGIGSNPNVAAVVVIGIEPEWTKIIVDGIAKTGKPVTGFAIERTGDIGTIAEASRKAKEYMHWATELQKTEVDLSEIWVSVKCGESDTTSGLASNPTVGNAIDKLVDAGATCSFGETSEITGAEMVCKERAATKELGEKFYQTWKSYDDFINEFKTDDLSGSQPTKGNIRGGLTTIEEKAFGNLQKIGKKARYVGVLGPAEAPTGKGLWFMDTSSAAAEAVTLWAAAGFVAHFFPTGQGNIIGNPIEPVIKLTANPLTAKTMSEHVDYDCSAILRGEMTLDQSGDNLLDMLRRTCNGRLTCAEVLGHREFILTKLYRSA
- a CDS encoding tripartite tricarboxylate transporter substrate binding protein, producing MKLRLGRMFLLFALMLGLCAGPAFAGSYPEKPINMIIAFTAGGSSDVQARIMQKYWNKLGTESWIFVYKAGAGGAIGFGEIAHADADGYTIGGVNVPHIVLQPLAQGAQYKISDFAYICQVVNDPQVVAVRKDSPYKSVKEVFDAAKAAPGKVKLGLVGPFSGHHLMMLGVKSNFKLDFAEVMYKGAADQNAALLGGEVDVIFGNVNDVMRSLDRLTILGVAAEKRNAFLPDVPTLKEQGYDVVSDIRRAFVAPKGIAPEKLKFLRDAFKKIATDPDYLADMKKAGQPAEYMDGAEFEAYVQKKAEEDRALLESYGLLKK
- a CDS encoding UxaA family hydrolase, which encodes MIQFLVHEKGDSVGVATVDIRAGETAQGLFMDSQAKVEVKALDDIPLGHKIALEPMDIGGTVLKYGHDIGKVVAAFKKGNHVHIHNLKTKRW